Proteins co-encoded in one Hyalangium ruber genomic window:
- a CDS encoding MFS transporter, which produces MQSPPSPEPTQHPSQRPLNRQDIKTLSLAALGGALEFYDFIIFVFFTTVIGQLFFPPDTQDWLRQLQAFGLFAAGYLARPLGGIVMAHFGDRTGRKRMFTLSVFMMSVPTLLIGLLPTYATAGYAAPLALLVLRMLQGAAVGGEVPGAWVFVSEHVPERRVGFACGTLTSGLTFGILLGSLVATAINKLYTPEQVLAFGWRIPFLVGGVFGFLAVFLRRWLAETPIFEEMRQRRALVQELPLKAALRGHGLAVLVSMLLTWVLTAGIVVVILMTPTLVQKLHGIAPAQALEANTLATLSLTAGCIAFGMLADRLGTARALGIGCAVLLVTTYVFYRGVAARPEHLAPLYALVGFCVGVVGVVPTVMVRAFPAAVRFSGLSFSYNVAYAIFGGLTPLVVTLMMKSSPLAPAHYVATVCGVGLLVALYLRSASAARYAVVPPA; this is translated from the coding sequence ATGCAGAGCCCTCCAAGCCCCGAGCCCACGCAGCACCCCTCGCAGCGCCCGCTCAACCGGCAGGACATCAAGACGCTGTCCCTGGCGGCGCTGGGCGGCGCGCTCGAGTTCTACGACTTCATCATCTTCGTGTTCTTCACGACGGTGATCGGCCAGCTCTTCTTTCCGCCCGACACCCAGGACTGGCTGCGCCAGCTCCAGGCCTTTGGCTTGTTCGCGGCCGGCTACCTCGCCCGTCCCCTGGGTGGCATCGTGATGGCGCACTTCGGTGACCGCACGGGCCGCAAGCGGATGTTCACGCTGAGCGTCTTCATGATGTCCGTGCCGACGCTGTTGATCGGCTTGCTGCCCACCTATGCCACGGCCGGCTATGCGGCACCCCTGGCCCTGCTCGTGCTGCGAATGCTGCAGGGCGCGGCGGTGGGCGGCGAGGTGCCGGGTGCCTGGGTCTTCGTCTCCGAGCACGTCCCCGAGCGCCGCGTGGGCTTCGCCTGCGGCACGCTCACCTCCGGGCTGACGTTCGGCATCCTGCTGGGCTCGCTGGTGGCGACGGCGATCAACAAGCTCTACACCCCGGAGCAGGTGCTGGCCTTCGGCTGGCGCATCCCCTTCCTGGTGGGGGGCGTGTTCGGCTTCCTGGCCGTGTTCCTGCGCCGCTGGCTGGCGGAGACGCCCATCTTCGAGGAGATGCGCCAGCGCCGCGCGCTGGTCCAGGAGCTGCCGCTCAAGGCCGCGCTGCGGGGCCATGGCCTGGCGGTGCTGGTGTCCATGCTGCTCACCTGGGTGCTCACCGCCGGCATCGTGGTGGTCATCCTCATGACGCCGACACTGGTGCAGAAGCTCCACGGCATCGCCCCCGCCCAGGCGCTGGAGGCCAACACCCTGGCCACGCTCAGCCTCACCGCGGGCTGCATCGCCTTTGGCATGCTCGCCGATCGCCTGGGCACCGCTCGGGCGCTGGGCATTGGCTGCGCCGTGCTGCTGGTGACGACCTACGTGTTCTACCGGGGCGTGGCCGCCAGGCCGGAGCACCTCGCGCCCCTGTACGCGCTGGTGGGGTTCTGCGTCGGCGTGGTGGGCGTGGTGCCCACGGTGATGGTGCGCGCCTTCCCCGCGGCGGTGCGCTTCTCGGGGCTCTCGTTCTCGTACAACGTGGCCTACGCCATCTTCGGCGGCCTGACGCCCCTGGTCGTCACCCTGATGATGAAGTCGAGCCCCCTGGCGCCCGCCCACTATGTGGCGACGGTGTGCGGGGTGGGCCTCCTCGTGGCGCTCTACCTCCGCAGCGCGAGCGCCGCGCGCTACGCCGTGGTGCCCCCCGCCTAG
- a CDS encoding PAS domain S-box protein, with protein MTDEKRALAPSGNAPEVHTQNNPCSVDPSRLLVESVRDYAIFMLDPQGRIASWNLGAERINGYRAEEVLGKHFSLFCPPEEVVSGRCERALELALAEGRFEEEGWRVRKDGVLYWANVIITPIREHSGQLVGFSTVARDLTERRKAEEQLRESEQRFRLLLGSIRDYVIFMLDTEGRVSTWNAVAEHTKGYRAEEIIGQHFSRFYTPEDRLAGRPQRLLRQAVEQGRVEDEGWRLRKDGTRFWADVIISAVRDASGTLRGFSKVTRDLTERRRAQEQLRVSEERFRLLISGVKDYAIFMLDPRGYVVTWNEGAERINGYRAEEIIGQRFTRFYPEEEILAGKCDRELEVALREGRFEEEGWRLRKDGTRFWASVVITAIHDSAGRHSGFAKVTRDLTERRKLEEERVRVAQAQEALRLRDEFLSIASHELKTPLTALQLQLHSLRDRVEALDARVVSKVDRAARSSERLSALIEALLDVSRIATGRFELNPQRFDLSEAVREAGERLREAATQAGCELLVKVPESLSGKWDRLRVEQVLTNLLSNAIKYAANAPIEVSLVQEEDTAVLEVSDRGPGIPEADLSRIFERFERAAEVRHYGGLGLGLYVVREIVKAHDGMVTAHNRPGGGACFTIRLPLAPSERAQEEPPKPGALH; from the coding sequence ATGACTGATGAGAAGCGGGCGCTGGCCCCTTCCGGGAACGCGCCGGAAGTACACACGCAGAATAATCCTTGCTCAGTGGATCCATCGCGGCTGCTCGTGGAGAGCGTCCGCGACTACGCCATCTTCATGCTCGACCCCCAGGGGAGGATCGCCAGCTGGAACCTGGGTGCGGAGCGCATCAATGGCTACCGGGCCGAGGAGGTGCTCGGGAAGCACTTCTCCCTGTTCTGCCCACCCGAGGAGGTGGTGTCGGGCAGGTGTGAGCGAGCGCTGGAGCTGGCCCTGGCCGAGGGCCGCTTCGAGGAGGAGGGCTGGCGCGTCCGCAAGGACGGGGTCCTGTACTGGGCCAACGTCATCATCACTCCCATCCGTGAGCACTCGGGCCAGCTGGTGGGCTTCTCGACGGTGGCGCGAGACCTGACGGAGCGGCGCAAGGCGGAGGAGCAGCTTCGCGAGAGTGAGCAGCGCTTCCGGCTGCTGCTGGGGAGCATCCGCGACTACGTCATCTTCATGCTCGACACCGAGGGCCGGGTCAGCACCTGGAACGCCGTGGCCGAGCACACCAAGGGCTATCGCGCCGAGGAGATCATCGGGCAGCACTTCTCGCGCTTCTACACGCCCGAGGATCGCCTCGCGGGCAGACCCCAGCGGCTGCTGCGTCAGGCCGTGGAGCAGGGCCGGGTCGAGGACGAGGGCTGGCGCCTGCGCAAGGACGGGACGCGGTTCTGGGCGGACGTCATCATCTCGGCGGTGCGAGATGCCTCCGGGACGCTGCGAGGCTTCTCGAAGGTCACCCGGGACCTCACGGAGCGCCGGCGGGCCCAGGAGCAGCTCCGCGTGAGCGAGGAGCGCTTCCGCCTCCTCATCTCGGGCGTGAAGGACTACGCCATCTTCATGTTGGACCCGCGCGGGTACGTGGTGACCTGGAACGAGGGCGCCGAGCGCATCAATGGCTACCGGGCCGAGGAGATCATCGGTCAGCGCTTCACCCGCTTCTACCCGGAGGAGGAAATCCTGGCCGGCAAGTGCGACCGCGAGCTCGAGGTGGCGCTGCGCGAGGGCCGCTTCGAGGAAGAGGGCTGGCGCCTGCGCAAGGACGGGACGCGGTTCTGGGCGAGCGTCGTGATTACGGCGATCCATGACTCGGCGGGTCGGCACAGTGGCTTCGCGAAGGTGACGCGCGACCTGACCGAACGCCGCAAGCTGGAGGAAGAGCGCGTGCGGGTGGCTCAGGCCCAGGAGGCGCTCCGCCTGCGGGACGAGTTCCTGTCCATCGCCTCCCACGAGCTCAAGACGCCGCTCACCGCGCTCCAGCTCCAGCTGCACAGCCTGCGCGACCGCGTCGAGGCGCTGGACGCGCGGGTGGTGAGCAAGGTGGACCGCGCGGCCCGGAGCAGCGAGCGCCTGAGCGCGCTCATCGAGGCGCTGCTGGACGTCTCGCGGATCGCCACCGGGCGCTTCGAGCTGAACCCGCAGCGCTTCGATCTCTCGGAGGCCGTGCGCGAGGCCGGCGAGCGCCTGCGCGAGGCCGCCACCCAGGCGGGCTGCGAGCTCTTGGTGAAGGTCCCGGAGTCGCTCTCGGGCAAGTGGGACCGCCTCCGCGTCGAGCAGGTGCTGACCAACCTGCTGTCGAATGCCATCAAGTACGCGGCCAATGCGCCCATCGAGGTGTCGCTCGTCCAGGAGGAGGACACCGCCGTCCTGGAGGTCAGTGACCGAGGACCTGGGATTCCCGAGGCGGACCTGTCGCGCATCTTCGAGCGGTTCGAGCGGGCCGCCGAGGTGCGCCACTACGGTGGACTGGGGCTTGGCCTCTACGTCGTCCGGGAGATCGTCAAGGCCCACGACGGGATGGTGACCGCGCACAACCGGCCGGGAGGAGGCGCCTGCTTCACGATCCGGTTGCCGCTCGCCCCCAGCGAGCGCGCGCAGGAGGAGCCCCCGAAGCCCGGGGCCCTGCACTGA
- the dusA gene encoding tRNA dihydrouridine(20/20a) synthase DusA gives MMLAYPMPLCVAPMMDWTDRHCRFFHRQISRHTLLYTEMLTTGAVIHGDRERLLGFTPAEHPVALQLGGSEPAQLAEAARIGEEWGYDEINLNVGCPSDRVQSGRFGACLMAEPELVARLVAAMREAVRIPVTVKSRIAIDELEEWPTLENFVRLVSAAGCSRFIVHARKAWLKGLSPKENRDVPPLRYELVHRLKAEFPHLDISINGGVKSLDAAAEHLRHVDGVMIGRAVYENPYLLAEADRRFFGATEAPRERHAVVEAMLPYIEERRRDGAPLGSITRHMLGLFQGLAGARAWRRHLSENAHKAGAGPEVVTAAMAHVPRGASGQVAA, from the coding sequence ATGATGCTGGCCTACCCCATGCCTTTGTGTGTGGCACCGATGATGGATTGGACAGACCGGCACTGCCGGTTCTTCCACCGTCAGATCAGCCGGCACACGCTGCTCTACACGGAGATGCTCACCACGGGCGCCGTCATTCACGGCGACCGGGAGCGGCTGCTGGGCTTCACGCCCGCCGAGCACCCCGTGGCGCTCCAGCTCGGAGGCTCGGAGCCCGCGCAGCTCGCCGAGGCGGCGCGCATCGGCGAGGAGTGGGGCTATGACGAGATCAACCTCAACGTCGGCTGCCCCAGCGACCGCGTGCAGTCGGGCCGCTTCGGCGCGTGCCTGATGGCCGAGCCCGAGCTCGTCGCCCGGCTGGTGGCCGCCATGCGCGAGGCGGTGCGCATCCCCGTCACCGTGAAGTCGCGCATCGCCATCGACGAGCTGGAGGAGTGGCCGACGCTCGAGAACTTCGTCCGCCTGGTGTCCGCCGCGGGCTGCTCGCGCTTCATCGTGCATGCGCGCAAGGCGTGGCTGAAGGGCCTGAGCCCCAAGGAGAACCGGGACGTGCCCCCGCTGCGCTACGAGCTGGTCCACCGGCTCAAGGCGGAGTTCCCCCACCTGGACATCAGCATCAACGGCGGGGTGAAGAGCCTGGACGCCGCCGCCGAGCACCTGCGCCACGTGGACGGGGTGATGATCGGCCGGGCCGTCTACGAGAACCCGTACCTGCTGGCCGAGGCGGACCGGCGCTTCTTCGGCGCCACGGAGGCCCCGAGAGAGCGTCACGCCGTGGTGGAGGCGATGCTGCCCTATATCGAGGAGCGCCGTCGGGACGGAGCGCCGCTGGGCTCCATCACCCGGCACATGCTGGGGCTCTTCCAGGGGCTGGCGGGGGCGCGGGCCTGGCGCCGGCACCTGAGCGAGAACGCGCACAAGGCGGGCGCGGGCCCCGAGGTCGTCACCGCCGCGATGGCGCACGTCCCCCGGGGCGCCTCGGGCCAGGTGGCGGCCTAG
- a CDS encoding cupin domain-containing protein translates to MTHLDDILPDLLLGTLEPNARQAAERHLATCEACRAEVARLSPAVEALTTLAVPALPPPQVLERVVAAMESPGRFARFAEKVAALLDITRERALAVLESLSDAAAWLPGPTEAIQLLPVETGPAKAGMLAAFVRVPPGVRFPRHTHHGREWNLVLEGGFREDSGHEVWPGELLEKDEGSAHDFTALEGPACIAAAVIDGITSFEELEA, encoded by the coding sequence ATGACCCACCTGGATGACATCCTGCCGGACCTGCTGCTGGGCACGCTGGAGCCAAACGCCCGGCAGGCAGCCGAGCGTCACCTGGCCACCTGCGAGGCGTGCCGGGCGGAGGTGGCCCGGCTTTCACCCGCGGTGGAGGCGCTGACGACACTGGCGGTACCCGCGCTGCCGCCGCCTCAGGTGCTGGAGCGGGTGGTGGCGGCCATGGAGTCGCCGGGGCGCTTCGCGCGCTTCGCGGAGAAGGTGGCCGCGCTGCTGGACATCACCCGGGAGCGGGCGCTGGCGGTGCTGGAGTCCCTGAGCGACGCGGCCGCGTGGTTGCCCGGCCCGACGGAGGCCATTCAACTGCTGCCGGTGGAGACGGGCCCGGCGAAGGCGGGGATGCTGGCGGCCTTCGTGCGTGTCCCTCCGGGGGTGCGCTTCCCCCGGCACACCCACCATGGGCGGGAGTGGAACCTGGTGCTGGAGGGAGGCTTCCGCGAGGACTCCGGGCACGAGGTGTGGCCCGGTGAGCTGCTGGAGAAGGACGAGGGCAGCGCGCACGACTTCACGGCCCTGGAGGGGCCCGCGTGCATCGCCGCCGCCGTCATCGACGGGATTACGAGCTTCGAGGAGTTGGAGGCCTAG
- a CDS encoding 2,3,4,5-tetrahydropyridine-2,6-dicarboxylate N-succinyltransferase encodes MSSIEALSQKVSEAFADRTKLKEADSVAAVRETLARLDAGELRVAEKGPEGWRVNAWVKEAILLFFSVSEMQVMEVGPFEFHDKVPLKKGLDKAGVRVVPPGVVRYGAFVEKGAVVMPGYVNIGARVGAGTMVDTWATVGSCAQVGRNVHLSGGVGLGGVLEPPSASPVIIEDGAFIGSRCIVVEGVVVEEEAVLGANVVLTSSTQIIDVTGPQERVYKGRVPARSVVIPGMREKEYPSGKYGVPCALIIGQRTKSTDQKTSLNSALRDFGVAV; translated from the coding sequence ATGTCCTCCATTGAAGCCCTGTCCCAGAAGGTGTCCGAGGCGTTCGCCGATCGGACGAAGCTGAAGGAAGCCGACTCCGTGGCCGCGGTGCGCGAGACGCTGGCGCGGCTGGATGCGGGCGAGCTGCGCGTGGCCGAGAAGGGCCCCGAGGGCTGGCGCGTCAACGCCTGGGTGAAGGAGGCCATCCTCCTGTTCTTCTCCGTGTCGGAGATGCAGGTGATGGAGGTAGGCCCCTTCGAGTTCCACGACAAGGTGCCGCTCAAGAAGGGCCTGGACAAGGCGGGCGTGCGCGTGGTGCCTCCGGGCGTGGTGCGCTACGGCGCCTTCGTGGAGAAGGGCGCGGTGGTGATGCCGGGCTATGTGAACATCGGCGCGCGCGTGGGCGCCGGCACCATGGTGGACACCTGGGCCACGGTGGGCAGCTGCGCGCAGGTGGGCCGCAACGTCCACCTGTCCGGCGGCGTGGGGCTGGGCGGGGTGCTCGAGCCGCCCTCTGCCTCGCCCGTCATCATCGAGGATGGGGCCTTCATCGGCAGCCGCTGCATCGTCGTCGAGGGCGTGGTGGTGGAGGAGGAGGCGGTGCTGGGCGCCAACGTGGTGCTCACCTCATCCACGCAGATCATCGACGTCACCGGCCCTCAAGAGCGCGTCTATAAAGGACGGGTGCCGGCGCGGAGCGTGGTGATTCCGGGAATGCGCGAGAAAGAGTACCCCTCCGGGAAGTACGGGGTTCCCTGCGCGTTGATCATCGGCCAGCGGACGAAGAGCACCGACCAGAAGACGAGCCTCAACAGCGCGCTACGGGACTTCGGCGTGGCGGTGTAG
- a CDS encoding PRC-barrel domain containing protein, whose protein sequence is MAWWDSPLERRSIQAGMRVQTQQGERLGRVRLIGREVLYVRPWRFSRREFAVPLARVARVTGGSVYVRGTPSEVCEPLGDRLQRDIPTQVHPLAEAASTGHAGS, encoded by the coding sequence ATGGCATGGTGGGATTCACCGCTGGAGCGGCGCTCCATCCAAGCGGGCATGCGGGTGCAGACGCAGCAGGGCGAGCGGCTGGGCAGGGTGCGACTCATTGGCCGCGAGGTGCTCTACGTGCGGCCGTGGCGCTTCTCGCGGCGGGAGTTCGCGGTGCCGCTGGCGCGGGTGGCGCGGGTGACGGGGGGCAGCGTGTACGTGAGGGGGACTCCCTCCGAGGTCTGCGAGCCCCTGGGGGACCGGCTGCAGCGTGACATCCCCACGCAGGTCCATCCGCTGGCCGAGGCCGCCAGCACCGGACACGCGGGCTCCTGA
- a CDS encoding carbohydrate-binding domain-containing protein, translating to MEASSQARRYVLLVTAIAAAGASGCYGQATLEVPGYEVPTRDGVPVYDGDNPPLPVLEQDGSIVCASASAPDTVTLASIAADFERQVQPAMLNESSGCISCHATTSGRLFKVSPNGVETFYAARAAGYLRTSAGSLLSRLITTDESARMPRGQPSWNARELAALASLTCQLAAVEARSPQTPPDEEFPPALLQPYSGPPVASYDNPFLNFVQLKGKVKLVFNDSWVRNNVDKFAQRVGLFGGVDYEQYFVEARVATPDFLLGLDELALDVCGAAATNRTGPFAGVDTSAGLVDTPAATTRTFQAENSQDLTPSTGQTAGTGWNLYTTGTLTTTQAHVIGYGGTYRFTVRARGDLCGSEPPMMELRMDGAQVQAWGVNTTAYTDFVQTVTVPAGSHVLSVGFTNDYNQEGVCDRNLYVDFLQVTGPTEPPSGTARADAAKVHVNTLYKRMLYRTATAQEQANGYALLQDLFTMEASVPKAWSGLCEGLMRSPDFLFTLPPSHETRSGLERQRLLLVKLAQDLVGRPPNAAELSAFESGSQSWEQMVETYLGSAEFRAYYFHKMRIRTESEGTADTDEPARLWTYLATTGAPMQELLTGDYSVALDFSKVPRATEHGNTGVLTMKGFIQNKPGLPRYNYAARVMTDFMGTLFEVPSEVFDMRGAATAASTVDPTSICFSCHQTLTPLSYQRMRWDDAGNYRTTDDQGRPIDDSDRGLVGVYAYKGQGMEAFAQQAVKKEPFLRRTINAQYMLFFGREMRYSLDERGMYKRLWDVAHASEGNLKAVLKAIALSPEYTHL from the coding sequence ATGGAAGCATCCTCTCAAGCCCGTCGGTACGTGCTCCTGGTGACGGCCATCGCCGCCGCTGGAGCCTCCGGCTGCTACGGGCAGGCGACGTTGGAAGTACCTGGCTACGAGGTGCCGACACGCGATGGCGTGCCGGTGTACGACGGAGACAACCCACCGCTACCCGTGCTGGAGCAGGACGGCTCGATCGTCTGCGCGAGCGCGAGCGCTCCCGACACGGTGACGCTGGCGAGCATCGCCGCGGACTTCGAGCGCCAGGTGCAGCCGGCCATGCTGAACGAGAGCTCGGGCTGCATCTCCTGCCACGCCACCACCAGCGGCCGGCTCTTCAAGGTGAGCCCGAACGGGGTGGAGACGTTCTACGCGGCGCGCGCCGCGGGCTACCTGCGCACCTCGGCGGGCTCGCTGCTCTCGCGATTGATCACCACCGACGAGAGCGCGCGCATGCCGCGCGGCCAGCCCTCGTGGAACGCTCGGGAGCTCGCCGCGCTGGCCAGCCTCACCTGCCAGCTGGCAGCGGTGGAGGCCCGCTCGCCGCAGACGCCGCCGGACGAGGAGTTCCCCCCGGCGCTGCTCCAGCCGTACTCCGGCCCGCCCGTGGCCTCGTATGACAACCCCTTCCTCAACTTCGTGCAGCTCAAGGGGAAGGTGAAGCTGGTCTTCAACGACAGCTGGGTGCGCAACAACGTGGACAAGTTCGCCCAGCGCGTGGGGCTCTTCGGCGGCGTGGACTATGAGCAGTACTTCGTCGAGGCGCGCGTGGCCACGCCCGACTTCCTGCTGGGCCTGGACGAGCTGGCCCTGGACGTGTGCGGCGCGGCGGCCACCAACCGCACCGGCCCCTTCGCCGGCGTGGACACCAGCGCGGGGCTCGTGGACACGCCCGCCGCCACCACCCGCACCTTCCAGGCGGAGAACTCCCAGGACCTGACGCCCAGCACGGGCCAGACGGCGGGCACCGGGTGGAACCTCTACACCACCGGCACGCTCACCACGACGCAGGCGCACGTCATCGGCTACGGCGGCACGTACCGCTTCACCGTGCGCGCGCGGGGAGACCTGTGCGGCTCCGAGCCGCCGATGATGGAGCTGCGCATGGACGGCGCGCAGGTGCAGGCCTGGGGCGTGAACACAACGGCCTATACGGACTTCGTGCAGACGGTGACGGTGCCCGCGGGCAGCCACGTGCTCTCGGTGGGCTTCACCAACGACTACAACCAGGAAGGCGTCTGCGACCGCAACCTCTACGTGGACTTCCTCCAGGTGACGGGGCCCACGGAGCCGCCCTCCGGTACCGCGCGGGCGGACGCCGCCAAGGTACACGTGAACACCCTCTATAAGAGGATGCTCTACCGCACGGCCACCGCGCAGGAGCAGGCCAACGGCTACGCGCTGCTCCAGGACCTCTTCACCATGGAGGCCAGCGTGCCCAAGGCGTGGAGCGGGCTGTGCGAGGGGTTGATGCGCTCGCCGGACTTCCTCTTCACCCTGCCGCCTTCGCACGAGACACGCTCGGGCCTGGAGCGCCAGCGGCTGCTGCTGGTGAAGCTGGCGCAAGACCTCGTGGGCCGCCCGCCCAACGCGGCGGAGCTCTCGGCCTTCGAGAGCGGCAGCCAGAGCTGGGAGCAGATGGTGGAGACGTACCTGGGCTCGGCGGAGTTCCGCGCCTACTACTTCCACAAGATGCGCATCCGCACCGAGAGCGAGGGCACGGCGGACACGGACGAGCCGGCGCGCCTGTGGACGTACCTGGCCACCACCGGAGCGCCGATGCAGGAGCTGCTCACGGGCGACTACTCGGTGGCGCTCGACTTCAGCAAGGTGCCGCGCGCGACCGAGCACGGAAACACGGGCGTGCTCACCATGAAGGGCTTCATCCAGAACAAGCCGGGCCTGCCGCGCTACAACTACGCGGCGCGGGTGATGACCGACTTCATGGGCACGCTCTTCGAGGTGCCCTCCGAGGTGTTCGACATGCGCGGGGCGGCCACGGCGGCCTCCACGGTGGACCCGACGAGCATCTGCTTCTCGTGTCACCAGACGCTCACCCCGCTGTCGTACCAGCGCATGCGGTGGGACGACGCGGGCAACTACCGCACCACGGACGACCAGGGCCGCCCCATCGACGACAGCGACCGCGGGCTCGTGGGCGTCTACGCCTACAAGGGCCAGGGCATGGAGGCCTTCGCCCAGCAGGCGGTGAAGAAAGAGCCCTTCCTGCGCCGCACGATCAACGCGCAGTACATGCTCTTCTTCGGCCGGGAGATGCGGTACAGCCTGGACGAGCGCGGCATGTACAAGCGCTTGTGGGACGTGGCGCACGCGTCGGAGGGCAACCTCAAGGCCGTGCTGAAAGCGATTGCCCTCTCTCCCGAGTACACCCACCTCTGA